The DNA sequence GCGAATGAACGAGGGCACGCATGGAGAATCGCGGGTCAGGGGCCACGATCGACTGCGCCGACCCAGTTCGGATGCCAACATTCTGAGGACCGCTCCTCGGAATCGAGCCCTCGGACGAGGGCGACGAGGGCGTAGTTCTGGGCAGTCTGACGCTGCCCGTCTCCCCCCGTTCGGCGCGTTCAGACCATCGGTCATGACGCCAGACCCCGCGGGTCAGGTTGCGCTGCGGACGTCGCTCAACGCGCGCAGCAACTCCTCATCCGGATCCGCCACCGCTGGGTCGGCCGCTCCGTCGGTGAGTAGCCGACGCCACCGTTCCAGGTCGAAATCCAGCGGCACCGTACTGGTGATGAATTCGTCGACGAGGTCGGCGAACCGCAGCGGGTCGTCACGGAACGGGAAATGACCGGAATCGACGAAGGTTTCCAACCGCGAATGCGGCATAGCGGCGTGTGCGAGCTTGGCGTGCGAATACGGCAGCACCAGATCGTGGGTGCCCCAGACGATCATGATCGGGAGCCGTTCGGTGAGATAACTGCGGTCGAGCATGGTGACCATCTGCCCGCGCCAATCCACCACGGCGCGCAGCGTCCGCACGAACGCTGCCCGCTTGTTCGGCGAACTCAAATCACCTAGCACCCGCAGGATCTCGGGCAGATCGACCAGAAGCGCCGGCAGGTTCACCTTGTCGATCTGACCCCGAACCATCCGAAGCGCTGTCTCGAATCCTGGCACTGAAAGTGCGGCCAGCGCCTGCGGCGCTGCCGGCAGCGACGCCAGCCGCAGCGCGGGGTTGACCTCACGCTTCACAC is a window from the Mycobacterium sp. SVM_VP21 genome containing:
- a CDS encoding alpha/beta hydrolase; the protein is MVTRKPRLRTVSDDPARVEYRTVHGYLRAFRVAGDGPPLLLIHGIGDNSSTWKPLIPLLAQKYTVIAPDLLGHGLSDQPRADYSVAAFANGMRDLLSVLNFDRVTVIGHSLGGGVAMQFCYQYPQMVERLVLVAAGGVKREVNPALRLASLPAAPQALAALSVPGFETALRMVRGQIDKVNLPALLVDLPEILRVLGDLSSPNKRAAFVRTLRAVVDWRGQMVTMLDRSYLTERLPIMIVWGTHDLVLPYSHAKLAHAAMPHSRLETFVDSGHFPFRDDPLRFADLVDEFITSTVPLDFDLERWRRLLTDGAADPAVADPDEELLRALSDVRSAT